From Pseudomonas sp. LS1212, the proteins below share one genomic window:
- a CDS encoding MBL fold metallo-hydrolase, whose protein sequence is MEASKPALIRETFPVGPLQCNCTIIGDPITKKAIVVDPGGNHELILARLDALGLKVVSIIHTHAHLDHFLASGQLKEKTGATLHLHKDDQFLWDNLEMQCNMFGVPYTPVPSPDRWLADDEELACGCGVALHTPGHTPGSMSFWFADAKLLIAGDTLFRRGIGRTDLWGGDQPTIVKSIKQRLYTLDEQATVVTGHGPDTRLGDEMRENPFVRA, encoded by the coding sequence ATGGAAGCCTCAAAACCGGCGCTCATCCGCGAAACCTTCCCCGTCGGCCCCTTACAGTGCAACTGCACCATCATCGGCGACCCCATCACCAAAAAAGCCATCGTGGTCGACCCCGGTGGCAACCACGAGCTGATCCTCGCCCGCCTCGATGCCCTGGGCCTGAAGGTGGTCAGCATCATCCACACCCACGCCCACCTGGACCATTTCCTCGCCTCCGGGCAGTTGAAAGAGAAGACCGGCGCGACCTTGCACCTGCACAAGGACGACCAGTTCCTCTGGGACAACCTGGAAATGCAATGCAACATGTTCGGCGTGCCCTACACGCCAGTGCCATCGCCGGATCGCTGGTTGGCCGATGACGAGGAGTTGGCCTGTGGTTGCGGGGTGGCGTTGCACACGCCGGGGCATACGCCGGGTTCCATGAGCTTCTGGTTTGCCGATGCGAAGTTGTTGATTGCCGGTGATACCCTGTTTCGCCGCGGCATTGGCCGTACGGACTTGTGGGGCGGCGACCAGCCGACCATCGTGAAGTCGATCAAGCAGCGGCTTTACACGCTCGATGAGCAGGCTACCGTTGTTACCGGGCACGGTCCCGATACGCGCCTGGGCGATGAAATGCGGGAAAACCCGTTCGTGCGCGCCTGA
- a CDS encoding acyltransferase, with product MLDSLPAAMRGVIASLLLGLNTLVCCAPLFVVSLFKLCLPFPAAQRLSDWLMSHIHEAWISNNKAWMKLIGHTRWHISGLEGLDYQHSYLITSNHQSWVDILVLQYVLNRRIRPLKFFLKQELIWVPVIGLAWWALSFPFMKRYSKAYLAKYPEKKGEDLETTRKSCAKFRGKPTGIFNFVEGTRFTKAKHVQQNSPFRYLLKPKAGGIAFVLDAMGEQLQSIVNVTLHYPAGRPGFWDLLCGRVKEIVVHFEEVAIAPQFIGRNYDQDDAYRLEFQQWINQLWEEKDVLLGRMHQQYPG from the coding sequence ATGCTGGACTCTTTACCCGCTGCAATGCGAGGCGTGATCGCCTCGTTGTTGCTCGGCCTCAACACCCTTGTCTGCTGCGCGCCGCTGTTCGTGGTCAGCCTGTTCAAGCTGTGCCTGCCCTTCCCTGCCGCCCAACGCCTGAGCGACTGGCTGATGAGCCACATCCATGAAGCCTGGATCAGCAACAACAAGGCCTGGATGAAACTGATCGGCCATACCCGTTGGCACATCAGCGGCCTGGAAGGGCTGGACTACCAGCACTCCTACCTGATCACCAGCAACCACCAGAGCTGGGTCGACATCCTGGTGCTGCAGTACGTGCTCAACCGCCGCATTCGCCCCTTGAAGTTCTTCCTCAAGCAGGAGTTGATCTGGGTTCCGGTCATTGGTCTGGCCTGGTGGGCGCTGAGCTTTCCGTTCATGAAGCGCTACTCCAAGGCCTACCTGGCCAAGTATCCGGAGAAGAAAGGCGAGGACCTGGAAACCACCCGCAAGAGCTGCGCGAAATTTCGCGGCAAGCCGACCGGTATCTTCAACTTCGTCGAAGGCACGCGTTTCACCAAGGCCAAGCACGTACAGCAGAACTCGCCTTTTCGTTACCTGCTGAAGCCCAAGGCCGGCGGCATTGCTTTCGTGCTTGATGCCATGGGCGAACAACTGCAGTCGATCGTCAACGTGACCCTACACTACCCGGCAGGCCGCCCCGGTTTCTGGGACCTGCTGTGCGGCAGGGTGAAAGAGATCGTGGTGCATTTCGAAGAAGTGGCCATCGCGCCGCAGTTCATCGGCAGGAACTATGACCAGGACGATGCCTACCGGCTGGAGTTCCAGCAGTGGATCAACCAGCTTTGGGAAGAGAAGGATGTGTTGCTGGGGCGGATGCATCAGCAATATCCGGGGTAG
- a CDS encoding iron ABC transporter permease, whose translation MLVFWLSLALGPVSLPLSDTLLAGLRLLGLPVDGSGTQQAELILGQIRLPRSLLGIAVGSVLALSGVAMQGLFRNPLADPGLVGVSGGAALGAAMAIVSGSMLGGLPPSIEPYLLSVCAFVGGLIVTAVVYRFGRSDGQTNVATMLLAGVAMTAMAGAGVGLFTYLADDATLRTLTFWNLGSLNGASYPRLWPLLIVAVGVSLWLPRRAAALNAMLLGESEARHLGFDIERIKLELVICTALGVGAAVAAAGLIGFIGLVVPHLMRLLVGPDHRVLLPASLLAGASLLLLADLVARLMLAPAELPIGIVTALIGAPFFLYLLVRGRS comes from the coding sequence TTGTTGGTGTTCTGGCTGTCCCTTGCCCTGGGGCCGGTCAGCCTGCCATTGAGCGATACCCTGCTGGCCGGGCTGCGCCTGCTCGGGCTGCCGGTCGACGGCAGCGGTACGCAACAGGCAGAGCTGATCCTCGGTCAGATCCGTTTGCCGCGCAGTTTGCTCGGCATTGCTGTCGGCTCGGTGTTGGCACTTTCCGGCGTGGCGATGCAGGGGTTATTCCGCAACCCGCTGGCAGACCCGGGGCTGGTCGGCGTTTCCGGTGGCGCGGCGCTGGGTGCGGCCATGGCCATTGTCAGCGGCAGTATGCTGGGAGGGTTGCCACCGTCGATCGAGCCCTATCTGCTATCGGTTTGCGCCTTCGTCGGCGGCCTGATCGTCACTGCGGTGGTGTATCGCTTCGGTCGCAGCGATGGGCAGACCAATGTCGCGACCATGCTCCTGGCGGGTGTGGCGATGACGGCCATGGCCGGCGCCGGTGTCGGTCTGTTCACTTATCTCGCCGACGACGCGACGCTGCGCACCCTGACCTTCTGGAACCTTGGCAGCCTGAACGGCGCCAGCTATCCGCGCTTGTGGCCGTTGCTGATCGTGGCGGTGGGTGTCTCGTTGTGGTTGCCGCGCCGGGCGGCAGCGCTCAATGCGATGCTGCTTGGCGAGTCGGAAGCCCGTCACCTGGGCTTCGATATCGAACGGATCAAGCTGGAACTGGTGATCTGTACGGCCCTGGGCGTCGGCGCCGCGGTGGCAGCGGCCGGCTTGATCGGCTTCATCGGCCTGGTGGTGCCGCATCTGATGCGCCTGCTGGTGGGCCCCGATCACCGGGTGCTGCTACCGGCTTCGTTGCTTGCCGGCGCCAGCCTGTTGTTGCTGGCCGATCTGGTCGCGCGCCTGATGTTGGCGCCGGCTGAGTTGCCAATCGGGATCGTGACCGCGCTCATCGGTGCGCCCTTCTTCCTCTATTTGCTGGTACGGGGGCGTTCCTGA
- a CDS encoding hemin ABC transporter substrate-binding protein, which translates to MRLTTLLACAGALLSQMATAADALPQRWVSAGGAFSEWVVALGGESKLVGVDSTSQYPRSLQNLPGIGYQRQLAAEGILALRPDILLGSNEMGPPPVLEQLKAGGVRIELLSARADVQALEHNLTQLGQLLGNQAQAQALMWGYRQRLQSQAAWVKQAQQQYQAPRVMMLLSHSGGNLQVAGKDTLAAWIISQAGGQSLGEHNGYKPVSNEAMLALDPEVIIFAGGRLQGDAARAALLEQNPVLAQTRAGRDGRVLVIDPTLLVGGLGPRVPDALSMLATAFYPAVKSQTAEISR; encoded by the coding sequence ATGCGTTTGACAACACTGCTGGCCTGCGCTGGCGCGCTGCTCAGCCAGATGGCCACTGCCGCCGATGCCCTGCCCCAACGCTGGGTCAGTGCCGGCGGTGCATTCAGCGAATGGGTGGTTGCGCTTGGCGGTGAAAGCAAACTGGTCGGTGTCGACAGCACCAGCCAGTACCCGCGTTCACTGCAAAACCTGCCGGGCATCGGCTACCAGCGCCAGTTGGCGGCCGAAGGTATTCTGGCCTTGCGGCCGGATATTCTGCTCGGTAGCAATGAAATGGGACCACCGCCTGTGTTGGAGCAGCTCAAGGCCGGTGGCGTACGCATCGAATTGCTCTCGGCCAGGGCCGACGTGCAGGCTCTGGAACACAACCTGACCCAGCTCGGGCAATTGCTCGGCAACCAGGCCCAGGCACAAGCGCTGATGTGGGGGTATCGCCAGCGTCTGCAAAGCCAGGCCGCGTGGGTCAAACAGGCCCAACAGCAGTACCAGGCGCCCCGGGTGATGATGCTGCTCAGCCATTCCGGCGGCAACCTGCAGGTGGCCGGCAAAGACACGCTGGCCGCCTGGATCATCAGCCAGGCCGGGGGGCAAAGCCTGGGTGAACACAACGGCTACAAGCCGGTTTCCAATGAAGCCATGCTGGCCCTCGATCCAGAGGTGATCATTTTTGCCGGTGGCCGCCTGCAGGGCGATGCAGCACGTGCTGCGCTGCTCGAACAGAATCCGGTCCTGGCGCAAACCCGAGCCGGGCGCGATGGCCGGGTACTGGTGATCGACCCGACGCTGCTGGTGGGCGGGCTCGGCCCACGGGTGCCGGATGCACTGAGCATGCTTGCGACTGCGTTTTATCCTGCCGTGAAGTCCCAGACCGCCGAGATCAGCCGATGA
- a CDS encoding ChaN family lipoprotein codes for MRILLLCLFTLLAACQSHQVLPPPAPIAPQGRDHAELGVIRELATGRALSPQELVERLAAAPRVLVGEQHDNPDHHALQLWLLRELAAQRPQGSLLMEMLNPDQQANVDAVQAATRAGQLPADPFRALSWQANWDWGVYGALATYALRQPYPLLSANLDRAQIMQIYKQRPVLSGDVSTTKHVQATLLDDIRESHCGLLPESQMPAMLAVQQQRDRRMAERLLAAPQPAVLLAGAFHVRKDLGVPLHLADLGAGEGNVVLILAEVGKPVAAGSADYVWYTAAQPVEDHCAKLRR; via the coding sequence ATGCGCATTCTGTTGCTTTGCCTGTTTACGTTGCTGGCGGCCTGCCAATCCCATCAAGTATTGCCACCACCGGCTCCGATCGCGCCGCAAGGTCGTGATCATGCCGAGCTCGGGGTGATCCGCGAACTCGCCACTGGCCGCGCCCTCAGCCCTCAAGAGCTGGTCGAGCGCCTGGCTGCCGCACCACGGGTGCTGGTCGGTGAGCAGCATGACAATCCCGATCACCACGCCCTGCAGCTCTGGCTGCTGCGCGAGTTGGCGGCGCAACGCCCGCAAGGCAGCCTGCTGATGGAAATGCTCAACCCGGACCAGCAGGCAAACGTCGATGCGGTGCAGGCCGCGACCCGTGCCGGGCAGCTACCGGCCGATCCGTTCCGCGCGCTGAGTTGGCAGGCCAATTGGGATTGGGGGGTGTATGGCGCGCTGGCAACTTACGCGCTGCGCCAGCCGTACCCGTTGCTGTCAGCCAACCTGGACCGGGCGCAGATCATGCAGATCTACAAGCAGCGCCCGGTATTGAGTGGTGATGTTTCCACCACCAAACACGTGCAGGCCACGTTGCTCGATGATATCCGCGAGTCGCATTGCGGTCTTTTGCCGGAAAGCCAGATGCCGGCCATGCTTGCCGTACAGCAGCAGCGTGACCGGCGCATGGCCGAGCGCCTGCTCGCCGCGCCGCAGCCTGCGGTGTTGTTGGCCGGTGCCTTCCATGTGCGCAAGGATCTGGGGGTGCCGTTGCACTTGGCGGACTTGGGGGCTGGCGAGGGGAATGTGGTGTTGATTCTGGCTGAGGTGGGTAAGCCGGTGGCCGCTGGTAGTGCCGATTATGTGTGGTACACGGCGGCGCAGCCGGTGGAGGATCATTGCGCAAAATTGCGGCGCTAA
- a CDS encoding TonB-dependent hemoglobin/transferrin/lactoferrin family receptor encodes MSIHPPFARRPWLALLLLSPSLALAAETTTQFDTVSVTATRTEQTLLQVPSTVSVHTEREIDQHNDKDLKDLVRYEPGVSVSGTGDRFGLKGANIRGIDGNRVLTQVDGVRVPQSNFFSPFQDVRSNYVDLDTVKTVEIIRGPASSLYGSDAIGGAVSYLTKDAGNYLDEGDDTYARLKTGYDGSDDSWQRSATFAGRLGSVDGLLHLGRRDGQSTDTWGGSGGTGSSREEANPLDYTTRNLLAKFGWDYAEGDRLQFTYERYQDDANSNLLSDLTSRATLRSPAILGSQAEDSIDRTRYSLEHTLSLDSLMADQLKWQLNYQESGNNQKTLQQRQTVTQVNSIRTRDSQYDERLWSLNTQLDKEFAMGETRHHLIYGAEVKRIEASNLRKGGEVRLDTGAVVRPPENFPVSDFPDPTSDSLGLFVQDSIEIGRWTLLPGVRYDYYRQTPHVTSEYLNGLPSETDPSRITDDHISPKFGVTYQLTEHESVYGQYAAGFRAPSPTNMFGEFSNPQHRYQQIGNPDLKPETSNSFETGLRGRYDLGSFGIALFYNKYKDFMETATVADPNGTNLTTFQTRNLNKVTIRGAEAKGDIKLDAFMPAGTRALGSIAYARGKNEESGQPLNSVDPLKAVMGLGYDAPSGVFGGQLTWTLVKSKDRVDHSEDAARLINSQFETPGYGVLDLNAWWQVTDQVSINGGLFNMTDKKYWNWGDVQGHDADAAGLGRLTQPGRYAAVNVIWEI; translated from the coding sequence ATGTCGATTCACCCGCCATTTGCCCGTCGTCCCTGGCTTGCCTTGCTGCTGCTTTCGCCATCGTTGGCCTTGGCTGCAGAGACAACGACCCAGTTCGACACAGTCAGCGTGACCGCGACCCGCACCGAGCAGACCTTGCTGCAAGTGCCGAGCACCGTTTCGGTCCATACCGAACGCGAAATCGACCAGCACAACGACAAGGACCTGAAGGACCTGGTGCGCTACGAACCGGGTGTTTCGGTCAGCGGCACCGGCGATCGTTTCGGCCTGAAGGGCGCCAATATCCGCGGCATCGACGGCAACCGCGTCCTGACCCAGGTCGACGGCGTGCGTGTGCCGCAGAGCAACTTCTTCAGCCCGTTCCAGGATGTGCGCAGCAACTACGTCGACCTCGATACCGTGAAGACCGTGGAAATCATCCGTGGGCCGGCGTCTTCGCTGTACGGCAGTGACGCCATCGGCGGTGCGGTCAGCTACCTGACCAAGGATGCCGGTAACTACCTCGACGAAGGCGACGACACCTACGCCCGTCTGAAAACCGGCTACGACGGCAGCGACGACAGCTGGCAGCGCAGCGCCACCTTCGCCGGCCGCCTGGGCAGCGTCGACGGTTTGCTCCATCTGGGACGTCGCGATGGCCAGTCCACCGACACCTGGGGCGGCAGCGGCGGTACCGGCAGCAGTCGCGAAGAGGCCAACCCGCTCGATTACACCACCAGGAACCTGCTGGCCAAATTCGGTTGGGACTATGCTGAAGGCGACCGGTTGCAGTTCACTTACGAGCGCTACCAGGACGATGCCAACAGCAACCTGCTCAGTGACCTCACCTCAAGGGCGACCCTCAGGAGCCCGGCTATTCTGGGTTCGCAGGCCGAAGACAGCATTGATCGCACCCGCTACAGCCTGGAGCACACGCTGAGCCTGGACAGCCTGATGGCCGACCAGTTGAAATGGCAGTTGAACTATCAGGAAAGCGGCAACAACCAGAAGACCCTGCAGCAGCGCCAGACAGTCACCCAGGTCAACAGCATCCGTACCCGCGACTCGCAATACGATGAGCGCCTGTGGAGCCTGAACACGCAGCTGGACAAAGAATTCGCCATGGGCGAGACCCGCCACCACCTGATCTACGGTGCCGAAGTCAAACGCATCGAGGCCAGCAACCTGCGCAAGGGCGGGGAAGTGCGCCTGGACACCGGCGCAGTGGTACGGCCGCCGGAAAACTTCCCGGTCAGTGACTTCCCGGACCCGACCAGCGATTCCCTGGGCCTGTTCGTGCAGGACAGCATCGAAATCGGCCGCTGGACGCTGTTGCCAGGCGTGCGCTACGACTACTACCGTCAGACGCCGCATGTCACCTCTGAATACCTCAATGGCCTGCCGTCGGAAACCGATCCGTCGCGCATTACCGACGATCACATCTCGCCGAAGTTCGGCGTCACTTATCAGCTGACCGAGCACGAAAGCGTCTACGGCCAATACGCCGCCGGTTTCCGCGCACCGAGCCCGACCAACATGTTCGGTGAGTTCAGCAACCCGCAGCATCGCTATCAGCAGATCGGCAACCCGGACCTGAAACCCGAAACCAGCAACAGCTTCGAGACCGGCCTGCGCGGTCGTTATGACCTGGGCAGCTTCGGCATTGCGCTGTTCTACAACAAGTACAAGGACTTCATGGAAACCGCCACAGTGGCCGACCCCAATGGCACCAACCTGACGACCTTCCAGACGCGCAACCTCAACAAGGTCACCATCCGCGGCGCCGAAGCCAAGGGCGATATCAAGCTCGACGCCTTCATGCCTGCCGGCACCCGCGCCCTGGGCTCCATCGCCTATGCCCGCGGCAAGAACGAAGAAAGCGGCCAGCCGCTCAACAGCGTCGACCCGCTCAAGGCCGTCATGGGCCTGGGCTACGATGCGCCGAGTGGTGTGTTCGGCGGCCAGCTGACCTGGACCCTGGTCAAGTCCAAGGACCGTGTCGACCACAGCGAAGATGCCGCCCGGCTGATCAACAGCCAGTTCGAAACCCCCGGCTACGGCGTGCTCGACCTCAATGCCTGGTGGCAAGTCACTGATCAGGTGTCGATCAACGGCGGGCTGTTCAACATGACCGACAAGAAGTACTGGAACTGGGGTGACGTGCAGGGGCACGATGCTGATGCGGCAGGCTTGGGTCGCCTGACACAGCCGGGGCGTTATGCGGCGGTCAATGTGATCTGGGAGATCTGA
- a CDS encoding heme ABC transporter ATP-binding protein codes for MLRAKNLLVRRGTRTVLADIDIELRPGEVLGVLGPNGAGKSTLLGALCGELPATQGEVSLEGRRLADWAGQERAKRLAVLPQSSTLNFAFSVNEVVGMGRLPHASGRVRDAETVAQALSAADASHLAGRSYLALSGGERQRVHLARVLAQLWPGAEGQTLLLDEPTSMLDPLHQHTILQAVRDFAGRGAAVLVILHDLNLAARYCDHLLLLQQGRPHAYGSPDDVLTAEALEAVYGLQVLIQQHPERGHPLIIAR; via the coding sequence ATGCTGCGGGCAAAGAACTTGCTGGTACGGCGCGGCACTCGCACCGTGTTGGCGGACATCGACATCGAACTGCGACCGGGTGAAGTACTCGGTGTGCTGGGGCCCAACGGGGCGGGCAAAAGCACCTTGCTCGGCGCCTTGTGCGGCGAGTTGCCGGCTACGCAAGGCGAGGTCAGCCTGGAGGGACGGCGGCTGGCCGACTGGGCAGGCCAGGAGCGCGCGAAACGCCTGGCGGTACTGCCCCAGAGCTCGACGCTGAACTTTGCCTTTTCGGTGAACGAAGTGGTCGGCATGGGCCGCCTGCCCCATGCCAGTGGCCGCGTGCGCGATGCCGAAACCGTTGCCCAGGCACTGAGCGCCGCCGACGCCAGCCACCTGGCCGGGCGCAGTTACCTGGCCCTTTCTGGTGGTGAACGGCAGCGCGTGCACCTGGCACGGGTGCTGGCGCAGTTGTGGCCGGGCGCCGAGGGGCAGACCCTGCTACTCGACGAGCCGACATCGATGCTCGACCCGCTGCACCAGCACACTATCCTGCAGGCGGTACGCGATTTCGCCGGACGCGGGGCGGCGGTATTGGTGATCCTGCACGACCTCAACCTGGCGGCGCGCTATTGCGACCATCTGCTGCTGTTACAGCAAGGTCGCCCGCATGCCTATGGCTCGCCGGATGACGTCTTGACTGCCGAGGCGCTGGAGGCGGTGTATGGGCTGCAGGTGCTTATCCAACAGCATCCTGAACGTGGCCACCCATTGATTATCGCGCGCTGA
- a CDS encoding OmpA family protein encodes MFTSRRLIIAATAVALLSGCASQNPYNEQGQAQQGSTGMSKTAKYGGLGALAGAIAGAAIDHNNRGKGALIGAAAVGAAAAGYGYYADKQEAALRASMANTGVEVQREGDQIKLIMPGNITFATDSSAIAPGFYSPLNNLANSFKQFPQNNIEIVGYTDSTGGRQHNMDLSQQRAQSVSTYLTSQGVDGSRLSVRGAGPDQPIASNADANGRAQNRRVEVNLKPIPGQTYQQ; translated from the coding sequence ATGTTCACCTCGCGTCGCTTGATTATTGCCGCCACCGCCGTTGCCCTGTTGTCCGGTTGTGCCTCGCAGAACCCGTACAACGAACAGGGGCAGGCGCAGCAAGGCTCCACCGGGATGAGCAAAACTGCCAAATACGGCGGCCTAGGTGCCTTGGCCGGCGCCATCGCCGGTGCCGCGATCGACCACAACAACCGTGGCAAGGGTGCACTGATCGGCGCCGCCGCCGTGGGTGCGGCTGCAGCCGGTTATGGCTACTACGCCGACAAGCAGGAAGCCGCCCTGCGTGCGAGCATGGCCAACACTGGCGTTGAAGTGCAGCGCGAAGGCGATCAGATCAAACTGATCATGCCGGGCAATATCACCTTTGCCACCGACTCGTCGGCCATCGCCCCAGGCTTCTATTCGCCGCTCAACAACTTGGCGAACTCGTTCAAGCAGTTCCCACAGAACAACATCGAGATCGTCGGTTACACCGACAGCACCGGCGGCCGCCAGCACAACATGGACCTGTCGCAGCAGCGCGCGCAGAGCGTCAGCACTTACCTGACTTCCCAGGGTGTGGATGGTTCGCGCCTGTCGGTACGTGGTGCCGGGCCTGATCAGCCGATTGCCAGCAACGCCGATGCCAATGGGCGGGCGCAGAACCGTCGGGTTGAGGTGAACCTCAAGCCGATTCCCGGGCAGACTTATCAGCAGTAA
- a CDS encoding hemin-degrading factor codes for MTAPTSPLLAGPLLYQNWQQLRAGQAGLRARDAAARLGVSEAELTASRLGIDAVRLRPDWAALLPALGELGYIMTLTRNEHCVHERKGFYRDVTVMGNGQMGLVVSADIDLRLFLSGWASVFAVDEETARGPQRSIQVFDRQGMAIHKVYLTAKSDEAAWAPLVEHFRVEEQTAELNLQPLPETKAPRADDEVDAAAMRTEWSQLQDTHHFFALLKRHDVVRTQALRLAGHEWAEPLATVELTKVIEETGKREVPVMVFVGNKHCIQIHSGTVSNLRWMDTWFNVLDPEFNLHLQTTGVTELWRVRKPSSDGIITSYEGFDAEGELVIQLFGARKPGIPERDDWRALAESAKTLIG; via the coding sequence ATGACCGCACCCACTTCGCCCCTGCTCGCCGGGCCGCTGCTCTACCAGAACTGGCAACAGCTGCGTGCCGGGCAAGCGGGCCTGCGTGCCCGCGATGCCGCTGCCAGGCTCGGCGTCAGCGAGGCCGAGCTTACGGCCAGCCGCCTGGGGATCGATGCCGTGCGCCTGCGCCCGGACTGGGCCGCGCTGCTGCCGGCATTGGGCGAGCTGGGCTATATCATGACGCTGACCCGCAACGAGCATTGCGTGCACGAGCGCAAGGGTTTCTATCGCGACGTGACGGTGATGGGCAATGGTCAGATGGGCCTGGTGGTTTCCGCCGACATCGATCTGCGCCTGTTCCTGAGCGGCTGGGCCAGCGTGTTTGCCGTCGACGAAGAAACCGCGCGCGGTCCACAGCGCAGCATTCAGGTGTTCGACCGTCAGGGCATGGCTATACACAAGGTCTACCTGACGGCCAAAAGCGATGAAGCCGCCTGGGCGCCATTGGTCGAGCATTTCCGTGTCGAGGAGCAGACTGCCGAGCTGAACCTGCAACCCCTGCCAGAAACCAAGGCACCGCGCGCTGACGACGAAGTCGATGCCGCCGCCATGCGCACTGAATGGTCGCAGTTGCAGGACACCCACCACTTCTTTGCCTTGCTCAAGCGCCATGACGTGGTACGCACCCAGGCCTTGCGCCTGGCCGGCCATGAGTGGGCCGAGCCGCTGGCCACTGTCGAGTTGACCAAGGTCATCGAAGAAACGGGCAAGCGCGAAGTGCCGGTCATGGTGTTTGTCGGCAACAAGCACTGCATCCAGATCCACTCCGGCACCGTGAGCAACCTGCGCTGGATGGACACCTGGTTCAACGTGCTCGACCCCGAATTCAACCTGCACCTCCAGACCACCGGGGTGACCGAACTGTGGCGCGTGCGCAAGCCGAGCAGCGATGGGATCATCACCAGCTACGAAGGCTTCGATGCCGAGGGCGAGCTGGTCATCCAGCTGTTCGGCGCGCGCAAACCGGGCATCCCGGAGCGTGACGACTGGCGTGCCCTGGCAGAATCCGCCAAAACCTTGATCGGCTAA
- a CDS encoding energy transducer TonB has protein sequence MKHFWSYLLVSIALHLSVGWLLRDLRAEPEPLAWQPPMAIQLVSLAPVSQPVPAPRAQPEPELKQIEAPTPPKVPVTPKLEATQPKPHPVTTSPVIAKTPPPPQRRPESRPSQPARSTPATVQTDAQPAPAKTVSPTAPAVAAPAPSLTPMVSLRPSFVTPPPAPRYPSVARRRNQQGIVRVEVQLDERGQQQKLALTGSSGVASLDQAALDAVKNWRFRPEIVDGRAVPSRVEIPIEFALTANR, from the coding sequence ATGAAGCACTTTTGGTCTTACCTGCTTGTTTCCATCGCGCTGCATTTGAGCGTGGGCTGGCTGCTGCGCGACCTCCGGGCAGAGCCCGAGCCGCTGGCCTGGCAACCACCGATGGCGATTCAACTGGTCAGCCTTGCACCGGTCTCCCAACCTGTGCCGGCACCGCGTGCCCAACCAGAACCTGAGCTCAAGCAGATCGAGGCACCGACGCCGCCGAAAGTGCCAGTGACGCCCAAACTGGAGGCTACGCAGCCCAAGCCACACCCGGTCACGACATCACCTGTCATCGCCAAGACGCCGCCGCCACCGCAGCGGCGTCCTGAGTCGCGCCCCTCGCAACCCGCTCGCTCGACACCTGCAACGGTGCAAACGGACGCCCAGCCTGCACCCGCGAAAACCGTCAGCCCGACGGCGCCGGCCGTTGCCGCACCCGCCCCATCGCTCACCCCCATGGTCAGCCTGCGCCCCAGCTTCGTCACCCCACCGCCAGCACCCCGTTACCCTTCTGTGGCCCGACGCCGCAACCAACAAGGTATCGTGCGGGTCGAGGTGCAGCTGGATGAGCGCGGTCAGCAGCAAAAACTCGCGCTGACAGGATCCTCGGGTGTGGCCAGCCTTGATCAGGCGGCGCTCGATGCGGTGAAAAACTGGCGTTTTCGCCCGGAAATCGTTGACGGCCGGGCTGTGCCCAGCCGCGTGGAAATACCCATAGAATTCGCCCTGACGGCGAACCGTTGA